CCTTTCAGCCTTTCAATATGGGTCCGCCGTCAGGCAAAGCGCTGTCCTGTGGGGTCGGGCGACAGGTAGATTAGACATTGTTATATACGTTTCAGGTAGGTAGCGAGTCCTGTGTCGCAAAGATGCAGCGAGAAAGAAGGCACTTTTGGCAGCAGCAAACAATCCTCAGCCGAATCCGGGCATTTCATTGGCAGGTGCGGTCGACCTGAGCTCGATCAAGCATCAGGTTCAGGCCGAGCCTGGCCAAGCCGGCGGTGCGCCTTCCGCGGGAGGCTATGTCATCGACGTCACCGAGGCTACGTTCCAAGCGGTTCTGCAGACTTCCACCACCTACCCGGTGGTGCTGTTGCTGTGGATTCCCACCGACGACCGCCTTTTCAAGATGGCCAAGATGTTGGGCGATGCCATCAACGGCATGAAAGGGCAGGTCCAGCTCGCCCGTATCGACATCAATACCGAGCCCGGAATCGCTCAGGCTTTCCAGATCAAGGGTGCACCGGCGCTGTTCGCGCTTATCGGCGGTCGGCCGATGCCGATTCTCGAGGGGCTGCCGAGCGATGAGGAACTGACACAGATTACGGACACGCTGCTGCCGCAGATTGTGCAACTGGCTCAGCAGGCCGGCGTCACCGGCACCGCGCCGTATTCTGGCGACCCTGATGCCGATGCCGCGGCAGGTGAAGCCGGTGCCGATGCGGCCGAACAGGTGCCGCCCGAACACCAGCAGGCCCACCAGCTTGCAGCCGATGGTGACTATGCCGGTGCCGCCGAGGCTTATGCTCAAGTGCTCGAAGCGAATCCGAACGACACCTTGGCTGCCCGCGAGCGTTCCAAGGCTTTGTTGCTGGCTCGCTCCGGCAATGCCGACGTCCGCGAGGTACGTGCCGCTGCAGCCGAGCATCCCGACGATGTTGACGCGCAGCTCGCCGTCGCCGATATTGACATGATCGGCGGCCAGATTGAGGATGCGTTCTCGCGCTTGCTTGATTTCCTTGCAGCAGGTCACAAGGCCGACTTGGAGCCGGTGCGCAAGCGTCTGCTCGAGTACTTCGTCATTCCCGAGCCCGACGACCCGCGTCTCAAGGCCGCTCGTCGCCGCCTCTCCACGCTGATGTACTGATGTACTGAGGCTCTGTTCCTTGTTCGCTTTTTCGACACTCATGTGGTGAGTCTCAAGTCCGACCATCGGTTTCCAATCCTGCAGAGTGCACTTTTCTGACGCTACTGTCTGAAAAGTGCACTCTGCCATCTGTAAAGTGCATGTTTGTGACGCTGCCGTTGGAAAAGTGCATCTAAAATGAAGAAAAGTGCACTTTTGCGACGCCGCCGTCAGAAAGATACGTCGGAAGTCGATGATTCGTGACGGTTGCGGCCGTAAATCTGCTCGAAATGCGGGCCTTGTTCGGTCAACTCGCGATCGAAGTCCTTGCTCCAGGTCCCGAATGGTCTGCTGGCAAGCCCATCGTTGGAGAAACGAGTTTGGTCAGTGATTTCGGTGACGCAGAAATCGGGGATGATGAGATTCGTCAACGGCCTCGAGCGCTTGGCTTCGGCCACGACAAGCGGCGCGTTGGACCCGCCGAACACGTCGATGTCCCATCCGTCCTCACCGATCCAAGCGGCAAAGCGGTTCTTGATGATGACCTGACCGCCGCGCTTGATGAGTTCCGCCGCGATGTTGGCGTCGATTTCGCGTTCCGCCTCGTAACGTGTGCCGCCCACCGACGGGCCTTTGATGGTGACGGATGCCTCGGTGAAGCTGTCGCGGTATTGGTCGAGCACCGCCATCGCGTCGGTGTCGCCGTTCATTTCGATACGGATTTTCCGGCTGATCAGACGCACGCGTAGCGCGTAGTTGTCAGAGTGCACGTAGTAGCTCTGCACGATAAGCGTCGGCGCGCTGCCGTCGTCGAGTTCCGTAGGCATGGTCCGGCAGAAGAACCGCCGGTCGAATTCGAAGTCATTCATTTCAGGAGACATATTCCAAGTCTAGACGAAATGGCGGCGTTGTGCACTTGTTTGTGCATATATGCGAGCCGAAACGGCGGAAATTTGTCGAAATGCTCGTTTCCAAACGTATTATTGACGAATAGTTATGCAAAGTTGTGTCTACGAGTGACGGGTTCGCAGCTGCTCGGCGGCCAACCGCTGGTGCCGTCGAGGCCACGCCGTTGGTCGGTTGCGGTGCTATGCTTGAAAAGTTGTTTGGGTCCGTAGCTCAGCTGGATAGAGCGTTCGCCTCCGGAGCGAAAGGTCGCGGGTTCGAATCCCGTTGGGCCCACAATTCGTCTTGATGGCAGAGTGGCTTTTATGCTTTATGATGTGTCGGCTTGCTACGTGGAGCTTTTGCTGGTTTTGAAGTTTGGGCATTAGGGATGGAACAAATTCTGGCAATTGCTTAATGATGACAATAATCGCTTTATAATAAACAATAATTGCCCTTATTTTTGTTTTGTGATGTGATTTTGGTTTGCCGGAGTACATCGCGAAAAGGCAATTGAAAAAGAGAAAATCCAATGTATGACCATAATGAGGTGGGAATATGCTAACGCGGCAATCGGGTAAGGCCCGAGGTGTGGGTGTGCATTATCGTACGACTATGAAAAAAATCATGATGGTCGCGGTGGCCATGATGGCGGCCGTTCCGATGGCTTTGGGGGTGACGCCCGCAATGGCTTCGCAGGGTTCGGCTGGAGGATCGGTGAATGTCGTGAACGCTCAATCGGGTTCCGATCCCATTGAAGTGAACGTCAATGGTGACGATGTAGCTCAGGCCGCGCTCAATAAAAACGGCCTGACTTTTAAGGGTTTTGGAGAATTGAGCGCCAATTCCACAAGCAGTCTGCTCATGGATTACAAGGCGGAGCATCCGCAGCAATACTGGCAGATGATTGATGTACTCTTCGGTGGTAAACATCCGTTGATGAACACGGTCAAAGTCGAAATGGGTAACGACCGCAACACATCCACCGGTCCCAATGCCTCTGTGATGCGTGGGCCGAATGAATATCCCGATGTGGCACGCGAGCCTGGCTTCCAGCTCGCTAACGATGCGCTCAAGGTCAATCCTAGGCTGAAAGTGAGCATTTTGCGATGGGAGTACCCGGCATGGGTCGGTTCGGACAGTAATCACGACAATATCTATAAGTGGTATAAGAACACGATTCTTGCGTTGTATCGCGAATACGGCTATATGGTGGATTCGGTTAATCCACATATCAACGAGCAGAAGCCCGATTATGCATGGACGAAGGATTTCGCCAACCGTGTGAAAACCGATGAGAGCGGATTTGATGGAGCCGGCACTGTCAAGGACCTTGACGGCCGCGATGTACCCGCTTGGAAGGATGCCAACGAAAAGGAATCGTTCCACAAGATCCGTACGTTGATTTCCGACGAGGTCGGCACCGGTTCCTTCGGCGCGGAGATGTTCAAGGACGCTGATCTGATGAATGCGGTTGATATCGCAGGATTCCACTACAACACGGCTGATGACGGGAACGGCGACTTCAAGAAGCTCGCCGACCAGCAGGACAAGGAAGTTTGGAACTCCGAGGCTCAGGCCACGTTCTCGTTTACGGCCGACCGCCCCAACAATACCATGAACATTGCCAGTGGTGAAGGTGCAGGGACCAACGATGGCAACAACGACGGCAAATCCGGCGTGGGCATCGGCGGCATCAATTCTGCCCTCGAAATGGCGAACACCGCCATCAAGGGCTTTACCAGTTCGCGCCGTACCAATTTCGTCTATCAGCCGGCAATCGGGTCATTCTACGACGGATTCCAATACTCCTCGAAGGAGCTGCTTTCCGCGCGTGATCCTTGGAGTGGTTGGATGCATTATGACGGTGGTTTGGCGACGCTGGAACAGTTCTCACGTTTCGCGAAAACCGGATATGAGAACGCGACGAACACCGCCGGCATTTGGCGCGGCATTCCTGCTGCTTCCCGAAGTGATATAACCGACGGGAATCCGCCCGGTCGCGGTACCGGATCCTCCAGCTCGCGCGGCGGTGCAACCAGCTATATGACACTTGCCGCACCGGATAAAACTGATTTCTCGACGGTAATTGTCAACGATTCGCCGCAGACCAAGTCCTACCGCATCACATCGAAAAATATGAACCTCAAGGCGGGTGCATCCGCACCGGTGCAATTGTGGGAGACGACGGCAGCCGATGTCGGCCAACCCTACAATGGCAACTATGTGCGTCCTGTCGCACAGATTTCTCCTGATAATCAAGGCGTCTACGAGTTCAGCGTCAAACCCTTCTCCATGCTCACCGCGACGACCCTCGACTATGCCAAGTCCGGAGAGAAGGACGGACTGGTGCCTCGCGATGGCGAAGGAAGCATGCTGCCGACCTCCAAGGAGTACGTGAACGGTAAGGACCAGGCCGTTCTCGACCAAAGCTCGGACAATGCCGGACCCTTGTACACCGATGATTTCGAATATCAGGGCAAGAAGGTTGAGACTTACAAGAAAGGTGCGACGGTTGAAGAGGATTATCTGCATTCCCGTGGCGGTGATACAGGTGCCACTCCACGATATACCGACGATACCAATGGTGCGTTCGAAGTCGTGAAACTTTCGGACGGCAGCCATGTCCTGCGCCAGCAGGTCGGTGAGGGGATGGATGCCAGCGCATGGAACGGCGGCGACCCGATGACGACGATCGGCGACAATCGCTGGGCCAATTACGAAGCCAGCATTCGCGTCAATTTCGAAAATGGAGCCGACAACGGCAAGAACGCATACGTCACCATCGGCGCGAGGGAGCAGGGCGGCAATGCCAATGGCATTGGTGCCTCTGCCGCACAGCTGAAGGTGACCCCATCGGGAGATTGGGCTCTGCAGCGTTTCGGTACGAATGTGGCCTCAGGAAAACTCGGCGATGTTGCCGGGGCGAATTGGAAGGCCGGTTTGGGCCAGTGGAACACCATCGCCATCCGTGTGGCAGGCGATACCTATACTGCGCTGGTCAATGGCGTAGTGGTCGGTACCTATCGTGACGCTGCGTCGCAGGCCAGCGGTCGTGTGCAGATCGGCACCAGCTTCACCAACGTGCGTTTCGATGACCTCAAGGTGGATCGGATCGCGGGCTATACGCCTTATTACACCGATTTCATCGACAATATGCATCAGCGCAGCT
The window above is part of the Bifidobacterium sp. ESL0732 genome. Proteins encoded here:
- a CDS encoding tetratricopeptide repeat protein, producing the protein MAAANNPQPNPGISLAGAVDLSSIKHQVQAEPGQAGGAPSAGGYVIDVTEATFQAVLQTSTTYPVVLLLWIPTDDRLFKMAKMLGDAINGMKGQVQLARIDINTEPGIAQAFQIKGAPALFALIGGRPMPILEGLPSDEELTQITDTLLPQIVQLAQQAGVTGTAPYSGDPDADAAAGEAGADAAEQVPPEHQQAHQLAADGDYAGAAEAYAQVLEANPNDTLAARERSKALLLARSGNADVREVRAAAAEHPDDVDAQLAVADIDMIGGQIEDAFSRLLDFLAAGHKADLEPVRKRLLEYFVIPEPDDPRLKAARRRLSTLMY
- a CDS encoding family 16 glycoside hydrolase translates to MLTRQSGKARGVGVHYRTTMKKIMMVAVAMMAAVPMALGVTPAMASQGSAGGSVNVVNAQSGSDPIEVNVNGDDVAQAALNKNGLTFKGFGELSANSTSSLLMDYKAEHPQQYWQMIDVLFGGKHPLMNTVKVEMGNDRNTSTGPNASVMRGPNEYPDVAREPGFQLANDALKVNPRLKVSILRWEYPAWVGSDSNHDNIYKWYKNTILALYREYGYMVDSVNPHINEQKPDYAWTKDFANRVKTDESGFDGAGTVKDLDGRDVPAWKDANEKESFHKIRTLISDEVGTGSFGAEMFKDADLMNAVDIAGFHYNTADDGNGDFKKLADQQDKEVWNSEAQATFSFTADRPNNTMNIASGEGAGTNDGNNDGKSGVGIGGINSALEMANTAIKGFTSSRRTNFVYQPAIGSFYDGFQYSSKELLSARDPWSGWMHYDGGLATLEQFSRFAKTGYENATNTAGIWRGIPAASRSDITDGNPPGRGTGSSSSRGGATSYMTLAAPDKTDFSTVIVNDSPQTKSYRITSKNMNLKAGASAPVQLWETTAADVGQPYNGNYVRPVAQISPDNQGVYEFSVKPFSMLTATTLDYAKSGEKDGLVPRDGEGSMLPTSKEYVNGKDQAVLDQSSDNAGPLYTDDFEYQGKKVETYKKGATVEEDYLHSRGGDTGATPRYTDDTNGAFEVVKLSDGSHVLRQQVGEGMDASAWNGGDPMTTIGDNRWANYEASIRVNFENGADNGKNAYVTIGAREQGGNANGIGASAAQLKVTPSGDWALQRFGTNVASGKLGDVAGANWKAGLGQWNTIAIRVAGDTYTALVNGVVVGTYRDAASQASGRVQIGTSFTNVRFDDLKVDRIAGYTPYYTDFIDNMHQRSWDDTSTPILQFNKDWQHLDGQGMFVYKRSISTSTAKGATLTYRFAGTGLDIIGANSGKARLNVSVDGKQIMANAATAQVGNLGTTFMLRGLNKGQHVVVIETASAEPFSVDAVGIVSDADNAAVDSGKVDASALRAGLDKVKDYKADEYYLTTWNVFDASRASAESALGNPAAYGLDAEGVSALAARLDAAAKNLVGKDVSPDIDDLGAMPAVSADSGLPATIAIDGQQANVSWNDESVQAVAKASAYSWMTVSGISTALKDGLKHRFTANVEILPTQDMAYFIDSGAGASSPEYESVKAGVPGLLNQVADQKAGAAGDPSTAWGYGNNSVVKAGSDNSKYQSGLYQNGKELDYTLPLKTGSYRITAGFTEWWSGENRPMKLEASWNEGGVAKSAQGTHMASLTTAGRNGTGTVDFSLGADASVTFKVLSDGGKDPVISWLGVEHEPMPLGVIAAPAGGLLPSSVAIDGKQSDVQWSDESLKAFAQASEYDTIDVRGSVADSSSTSGHKAVSARIEVVPAGLRYYIDSGTSGVDSPQYLAVKAERDAIGKPLKNDAVDRVAPSANEWGYEAAGVKVKGGTDVNDKYSTGLYQDTTKQIYHLPLDAGSYTLTAGFAEWWSQDRTMYQSVSVGGTQIGEKGTVALSGSNTQLHEALHFKLDAPATVDYVVTNEGAGGNKPVISWLAVAADLPNKVKVDKLQDAISEAQKLNEADYTKESWQPFAGALKSAESILDRAQSQNAIADAQDLTEPVTQQGIDAAVADLIQAQSALARISPPSSGSGSAPAPAPNPSPAPGPGSSPTPNPNQPGATAQEQKPKTIAATGATVWGLALIVIVALAVGGALKCFGMFTKTKHSLE